A region of the Nocardia higoensis genome:
GGTCGTCGAACCACTGGCCGAGCGCGGCTTCACCATCCGCCGCGAGGTGGCGGGCCTGCCGACCGCCTTCCGCGCCGAGTACGGCAGCGGCGCACTGACCGTCGGCCTGTGCGCCGAGTACGACGCGCTGCCCGAGATCGGGCACGCGTGCGGGCACAACATCATCGCCGCCGCGGCGGTGGGCGCCGCGCTCGGACTCGCCGAGGTCGCCGACGCGCTCGACCTCACCGTGGTCGTGCTCGGCACGCCCGCCGAGGAGAGCGGCGGCGGCAAGGTGCTCATGCTCGAGGCGGGCGTCTTCGACGACATCGCGCTGGCGATGATGGTCCATCCCGGCCCGCTGGAGATCGCGGGAGCGCACTCGCTGGCGCTGGCCGACATCGCGGTCCGGTTCCACGGCAAGGAGGCCCACGCCAGCGCCGCGCCGGATCAGGGCCGCAACGCGGGCGACGCGGCGACGGTCGCGCAGGTGGCGCTGGGTTTGCTGCGTCAGCACCTGCGGCCCGGCCAGCAACTGCACGGTATAATCAGCGACGGTGGTGTGGCCCCGAACATCGTGCCCGGCCATGCGGAACTGCTGTACTACCTGCGCGCAGCCGACTCCGCGTCGCTCGACGACCTGATGCGACGAGCCTCGGCCTGCTTCGAGGCGGGCGCCCTCGCGACCGGTTGTACGCACGAGATCCGGACGGTGGCGCCCACCTACACCGAGCTCACGCCCGACCCCGGTCTGCTGGCGGTCTATCGCGAACAGATCGCCGGCCTGGGCCGGGTACCGATCACCGCGGATCTCGAGGCGCGGCGACCGCTCGGCAGTACCGACATGGGCAACGTCACCAACGTGATCCCGGGCATCCATCCGGTCATCGCCATAGACACCGATGGGGCGGTGACGCATCAGCCGGGGTTCGCCACGGCCGCCGTCAACGCCTCGGCCGACCGTGCGGTGACCGACGGCGCGCTCGCGCTCGCGCGTACCGCGATCGCCGTTGCCCGCGATGAACACCACAGAGAGAGTCTGTTGCAGCGTCTGGCCCGACGACAGGAGGAATTTCGGTGAACGATCTCGGCCGGTCCCTCGAGCATGCGCACAGCCCCGCGGGCGCGGGCGCATGCGTGACCGCGGAAGGCCCGGCGACGGACACCCCGGCGACGGACACGAGCACCGCCACCGCGGCCGAGGCCCCGGACGCGGAACCGGTGCAGGCTCTCTCGCCCGGCGGGCATCCCGTGATCGAGAAGTGGCTGGCCGCCCACGGCGCCGAGCTGATCCGGTGGCGCAGGCACATCCACGCCCACCCGGAACTGTCCCGCACCGAGTTCGCCACCACGGAGTTCCTCGAGGAACGGTTGACCGAAGCCGGGCTGACTCCCCGCCGAATTCCCGGCGGCACCGGACTGCTGTGCGATATCGGCCCCGACACCGACTCGGCGCCACGCATCGCGTTGCGCGCCGACATCGACGCACTGCCGCTGCAGGAGTTCACCGGCCGGCCCTACTCCTCGACCGTGCCCGGCGTCTCGCACGCCTGCGGTCACGACGCGCACACCACCATCCTGCTCGGCACCGCCCTGGCCTTGGCCCAGGT
Encoded here:
- a CDS encoding M20 family metallopeptidase, with the protein product MPLPPPADPARLDAVVRADAAVLAAGPRLVALSHALHAEPELAFAEQRSVAKVVEPLAERGFTIRREVAGLPTAFRAEYGSGALTVGLCAEYDALPEIGHACGHNIIAAAAVGAALGLAEVADALDLTVVVLGTPAEESGGGKVLMLEAGVFDDIALAMMVHPGPLEIAGAHSLALADIAVRFHGKEAHASAAPDQGRNAGDAATVAQVALGLLRQHLRPGQQLHGIISDGGVAPNIVPGHAELLYYLRAADSASLDDLMRRASACFEAGALATGCTHEIRTVAPTYTELTPDPGLLAVYREQIAGLGRVPITADLEARRPLGSTDMGNVTNVIPGIHPVIAIDTDGAVTHQPGFATAAVNASADRAVTDGALALARTAIAVARDEHHRESLLQRLARRQEEFR